A genomic stretch from Methylorubrum extorquens includes:
- a CDS encoding conserved protein of unknown function precursor (Evidence 4 : Unknown function but conserved in other organisms), with product MRNMRRAFAIGLLSALAAFGAVADTYPQRPITMVVPFAAGGPTDVIARIVAEPMSQALGQQVVIENVTGAGGTTGITRASQASPDGYTIMMGHMGTHGAAPALFKGLKYDPAKSFDPIGLAAGTPIVIVAKKAMPAQDLKGFIEGLKAGGASINQAHAGVGSVSHSTGVLFDSIVGAKPTLVVYRGTGPALNDLMAGQVDFMTDQIVNVAPQIAGGTIKAYAIATPERSPSLPDVPTTKEAGLPDYEVSAWNAVFAPKGLPVDVRAKLVAALDAALKDPGAKRRILELGGTVPKDAEAGPDALQKLVEREVARWTPVLRSAVDANP from the coding sequence ATGAGGAACATGAGAAGGGCTTTCGCCATCGGCCTCCTGTCGGCGCTCGCCGCATTCGGCGCTGTGGCCGACACCTATCCCCAGCGCCCGATTACCATGGTGGTGCCCTTCGCGGCCGGCGGCCCGACCGACGTCATCGCGCGGATCGTCGCTGAGCCGATGTCACAGGCTCTCGGTCAGCAGGTCGTCATCGAGAACGTGACCGGCGCTGGCGGCACGACGGGCATCACGCGGGCTTCGCAGGCCTCGCCCGACGGCTACACCATCATGATGGGCCATATGGGCACGCACGGTGCAGCACCGGCTCTGTTCAAGGGCCTGAAATACGATCCCGCCAAAAGCTTCGATCCCATTGGACTCGCCGCCGGCACGCCGATCGTCATCGTCGCCAAGAAGGCCATGCCGGCGCAGGACCTCAAGGGCTTCATCGAGGGGCTCAAGGCTGGTGGCGCCTCGATCAACCAGGCCCATGCGGGCGTCGGCTCCGTCTCGCACTCGACCGGCGTGCTGTTCGACTCGATCGTCGGTGCCAAGCCCACCCTCGTCGTCTATCGTGGCACCGGGCCGGCGCTGAACGACCTGATGGCCGGTCAGGTCGACTTCATGACCGATCAGATCGTCAACGTCGCCCCGCAGATCGCCGGCGGCACAATCAAGGCTTACGCCATCGCGACGCCCGAGCGCTCCCCGAGCCTGCCCGATGTGCCGACCACCAAGGAAGCGGGCCTGCCCGACTACGAAGTCAGCGCCTGGAACGCGGTTTTCGCACCGAAGGGGCTGCCGGTGGATGTCAGGGCCAAGCTCGTCGCCGCCCTCGATGCGGCGCTCAAGGATCCGGGCGCGAAGAGGCGTATCCTCGAGCTCGGCGGCACGGTGCCGAAAGACGCGGAGGCCGGACCCGACGCGCTGCAGAAGCTCGTCGAGCGCGAGGTTGCCCGCTGGACGCCGGTCCTCAGATCAGCCGTCGACGCCAACCCTTGA
- a CDS encoding conserved protein of unknown function, putative membrane proteine (Evidence 4 : Unknown function but conserved in other organisms): protein MPDLLSNLGLGFGVALSLQNLLLCFLGCLVGTLIGVLPGVGPIATIAMLLPITFGLDPVGALIMLAGIYYGAQYGGSTTAILVNIPGEATSVVTTLDGHQMARQGRAGIALGTAALASFFAGTVATVLIAALGAPLTRLALIFGPAEYFALMVMGLAFAVVLAHGSVLKAVAMILVGILFACVGTDLETGEERMTFGFTFLTDGVDFSVLAMGLFGVAEILRNLDQTDTRDIAQARIGRLLPGLAELRQAAPSVFRGTAIGALLGILPGNGAVLGPFAAYTVEKRIARDPSRFGRGAIEGVAGPESANNAGAQTAFIPLLTLGIPPNAVMALMVGAMTIHGIIPGPGVMTKNPNLFWGMIASMWIGNLMLLVINLPLVGIWVRLLKVPYRLMFPAILMFCSIGIYSINSLPTDVMLIAAFGVFGYALIKFGFEPAPLLLGFVLGKLMEEYLRRALTLSRGDPMVFLERPLSALLFLVAFTILSAALLPSLRRSRDEVFTEA from the coding sequence GTGCCGGATCTCCTCTCCAATCTGGGTCTCGGCTTCGGCGTCGCGCTGAGCCTGCAGAACCTGCTGCTGTGCTTCCTCGGCTGCCTCGTCGGCACGCTGATCGGCGTGTTGCCCGGCGTCGGGCCGATTGCAACCATCGCCATGCTCCTGCCGATCACCTTCGGCCTCGATCCGGTGGGCGCGCTGATCATGCTCGCGGGCATCTATTACGGGGCGCAGTATGGCGGCTCGACCACCGCGATCCTCGTCAACATCCCGGGAGAGGCGACCTCTGTCGTCACCACCCTCGACGGGCATCAGATGGCGCGGCAGGGCCGGGCCGGCATTGCGCTCGGCACCGCCGCGCTTGCCTCGTTCTTCGCCGGCACCGTGGCCACCGTCCTGATCGCGGCGCTCGGCGCACCGCTCACACGCCTCGCGCTGATCTTCGGACCGGCGGAATACTTCGCCCTGATGGTCATGGGGCTGGCCTTTGCCGTCGTCCTCGCGCACGGCTCCGTTCTGAAGGCCGTGGCGATGATCCTGGTCGGCATCCTGTTCGCCTGCGTCGGCACCGACCTTGAGACCGGCGAGGAACGGATGACCTTCGGCTTCACCTTCCTGACAGACGGCGTCGACTTCTCCGTGCTGGCGATGGGCCTGTTCGGGGTGGCCGAGATCCTGCGCAACTTGGATCAGACCGACACGCGAGACATCGCGCAGGCCCGTATCGGCCGCCTGCTGCCGGGGCTGGCGGAACTACGGCAGGCGGCGCCCTCTGTCTTCCGCGGCACCGCAATTGGGGCGCTGCTCGGAATCCTGCCCGGCAACGGCGCCGTCCTCGGCCCCTTCGCAGCCTACACCGTCGAGAAGCGCATCGCCCGCGACCCGAGCCGCTTCGGCCGCGGTGCCATCGAGGGCGTCGCCGGTCCGGAGAGCGCCAACAATGCCGGCGCACAGACGGCCTTCATCCCGCTCCTCACCCTCGGCATCCCGCCCAATGCCGTGATGGCGCTGATGGTCGGCGCGATGACCATCCACGGCATCATCCCGGGGCCCGGCGTGATGACCAAGAACCCCAATCTCTTCTGGGGCATGATCGCCTCGATGTGGATCGGCAACCTGATGTTGCTCGTCATCAACCTGCCGCTGGTCGGCATCTGGGTGCGCCTTCTGAAGGTGCCCTACAGGCTGATGTTCCCCGCGATCCTGATGTTCTGCTCGATCGGCATCTACTCGATCAACTCTCTGCCGACCGACGTGATGTTGATCGCGGCCTTCGGGGTGTTCGGCTACGCGCTCATCAAGTTCGGCTTCGAGCCGGCACCGCTTCTGCTGGGTTTCGTGCTGGGCAAGCTGATGGAAGAATACCTGCGCCGTGCGCTTACGCTGTCGCGCGGTGATCCCATGGTCTTCCTGGAGCGTCCGCTCAGTGCGCTGCTGTTCCTCGTCGCCTTTACCATTCTCTCGGCGGCGCTGCTGCCGTCGCTGCGGCGAAGCCGCGACGAGGTATTTACGGAAGCCTGA
- a CDS encoding protein of unknown function, putative membrane domain (Evidence 5 : Unknown function), with the protein MSDRSSGAGSGYALSRVPQNVAAGLGLVLLGMSGVWAAGDLSRGTLGAMGPGMLPHWVAIGVAACGVLLAATGFVRDGAGLQTFGLRGPSVVVLAILAFAATIRPTALGPITTPGLGLIVAGPLAVILAGYASPEARFRELVILALLLTAGCMLLFGDLLNLPIPLFPTALIEVASGTVSSRVLLRLAAGALALAGLGLLLLLRRSARRGGTDVARHSMTG; encoded by the coding sequence ATGAGCGACCGATCGAGTGGCGCTGGGTCGGGCTATGCGCTTTCGCGCGTGCCGCAGAACGTGGCAGCCGGCCTTGGCCTCGTCCTGCTCGGAATGTCCGGCGTCTGGGCCGCGGGCGATCTTTCGCGAGGCACCCTCGGTGCGATGGGGCCCGGCATGCTGCCGCACTGGGTTGCAATCGGCGTGGCCGCCTGCGGGGTCTTGCTTGCCGCGACGGGCTTCGTCCGTGACGGCGCAGGGCTTCAGACGTTCGGCCTGCGCGGCCCGAGCGTCGTCGTCCTGGCGATTCTCGCCTTTGCCGCGACGATCCGGCCGACCGCCCTCGGCCCCATCACGACGCCCGGCCTCGGCCTGATCGTCGCCGGCCCCCTCGCGGTCATTCTCGCGGGCTACGCGTCTCCTGAAGCGCGGTTTCGCGAGCTCGTGATCCTGGCGTTGCTTCTCACGGCCGGGTGCATGCTGCTGTTCGGCGATCTGCTCAACCTGCCGATCCCGCTCTTTCCTACCGCGCTCATCGAGGTGGCGAGCGGAACGGTCTCCTCACGGGTGCTCTTGCGACTGGCGGCCGGGGCGCTCGCCCTGGCGGGACTGGGTCTGCTCCTCCTGCTGCGCCGGTCTGCGCGGCGGGGCGGGACCGATGTCGCCCGTCATTCGATGACCGGTTGA
- a CDS encoding protein of unknown function (Evidence 5 : Unknown function) yields MLERRILGRECHTQLQRAALREALAGDTFDLTLRGDADFLQKLAQFDIEAIFVHGISPGVMCSVVNS; encoded by the coding sequence GTGCTCGAGCGGCGCATTCTCGGCCGTGAGTGTCATACGCAGCTTCAACGTGCCGCCCTGCGCGAGGCCCTCGCGGGCGACACGTTCGATCTCACGCTGCGAGGTGACGCCGACTTCCTTCAAAAACTTGCGCAATTCGATATTGAAGCGATCTTCGTCCATGGCATTTCTCCCGGTGTGATGTGCTCAGTCGTCAACTCGTAG
- a CDS encoding protein of unknown function (Evidence 5 : Unknown function) — protein MDEDRFNIELRKFLKEVGVTSQREIERVAREGLAQGGTLKLRMTLTAENAPLEHVVERTISLGEGADS, from the coding sequence ATGGACGAAGATCGCTTCAATATCGAATTGCGCAAGTTTTTGAAGGAAGTCGGCGTCACCTCGCAGCGTGAGATCGAACGTGTCGCCCGCGAGGGCCTCGCGCAGGGCGGCACGTTGAAGCTGCGTATGACACTCACGGCCGAGAATGCGCCGCTCGAGCACGTTGTCGAGCGGACGATCTCGCTTGGTGAGGGTGCAGACAGCTAA
- a CDS encoding putative alpha/beta hydrolase (Evidence 3 : Putative function from multiple computational evidences; Product type e : enzyme) has product MAIGLIVRARAKQAEDAHPPLGRFVEADGVRLHYIECGAGEPLVIFHGNGSMAEEFILSGFVTLAAQHFRVIVFDRPGYGYSQRPHSKVWTPAAQADLLIGALAQIGVDRVIALGHSWGASVAIAAALRHPDAVRGLVLESGYYYPSPRADLALFSIAALPLIGDVLRYTAYPLTARLLWPIMRRNLFSPAAVAPSFARFPSSMAMRPSQLHASAAESALMVPNVAVLQRHYRKLRMPIAIIAGIGDRMVDVDGQSRRLHGEVLQSSLHLVEECGHMVHHTAPHRVLAGLEEVRRAACEASARRETSLQAT; this is encoded by the coding sequence ATGGCCATCGGTCTCATCGTCCGTGCCCGGGCCAAGCAAGCGGAGGACGCGCATCCGCCCTTGGGCCGTTTCGTCGAGGCCGACGGCGTGCGCCTTCACTATATCGAGTGCGGTGCCGGCGAGCCGCTGGTCATCTTCCACGGCAACGGGAGCATGGCGGAGGAATTCATCCTCAGTGGCTTCGTCACCTTGGCCGCGCAGCATTTCCGCGTCATCGTGTTCGATCGTCCGGGCTACGGCTACAGCCAGCGCCCGCACAGCAAAGTTTGGACGCCAGCGGCGCAAGCCGACCTCCTGATCGGTGCGCTCGCTCAGATTGGCGTCGACCGAGTGATTGCCCTCGGCCATTCCTGGGGAGCTTCGGTTGCGATCGCAGCAGCCCTACGCCACCCAGACGCCGTTCGCGGACTGGTTCTGGAGAGTGGCTACTACTATCCGTCACCCCGTGCCGACCTTGCCCTGTTCTCGATAGCGGCTCTCCCGTTGATCGGTGACGTGCTGCGCTACACGGCATATCCGCTGACAGCGCGCCTGCTATGGCCGATCATGCGGCGCAACCTGTTCAGCCCAGCCGCCGTCGCTCCGTCGTTTGCACGATTTCCCTCATCGATGGCGATGCGTCCGTCGCAGCTTCACGCGAGTGCGGCAGAGTCCGCCTTGATGGTTCCGAACGTGGCGGTGCTCCAAAGGCACTATCGTAAGCTGAGGATGCCTATCGCCATCATCGCCGGGATCGGTGACAGGATGGTCGATGTCGACGGTCAATCACGTCGCCTCCACGGCGAGGTGCTGCAGAGTAGCCTGCACCTTGTGGAGGAGTGTGGCCACATGGTTCATCACACCGCACCGCACAGAGTGTTGGCCGGTCTCGAAGAAGTTCGTCGGGCTGCCTGCGAGGCGAGCGCCCGCCGAGAGACGTCGCTCCAAGCGACGTAG
- the yliI gene encoding PQQ-dependent aldose sugar dehydrogenase precursor (asd) (Evidence 2b : Function from indirect experimental evidences (e.g. phenotypes); PubMedId : 16522795, 16864586; Product type e : enzyme), with product MIRILVATAAVVTLILHPAVARPPERLSTEKAEIVVEPVACNLDHPWGLAFLPDGRMLVTERAGRLRIVSAGGQVSPPLRGTPPVHTGEGGLLDVAVDPNFSENRFIYLTYGEPRESGAATAAGRGKLNSDQTALEDFQVIFRQHPVGSSDAGHFGSRLLFAPDGKLFISTGDRFNPGLAQDLSTDVGKLIRVNPDGSMPSDNPFANHEGARPEIWSYGHRNIQGLAVQPETGALWAGEFGPTGGDEINIIEPGRNYGWPLVSWGQHMDGSAIPRPPARLDLDDAAYHWSPSISFSGIAFYSGSSFPSWRGNLFLAGLTSQAVIRLTLVASRVTGEERIPMGERIRQVVQGPDGLLYLLTDEDQGCILRFKPGR from the coding sequence GTGATCCGTATTCTCGTTGCGACCGCGGCCGTGGTCACATTGATTTTGCACCCTGCCGTGGCGCGGCCGCCCGAGCGCCTCAGCACCGAGAAGGCCGAGATCGTCGTAGAGCCCGTTGCCTGCAATCTTGACCATCCCTGGGGTCTAGCCTTTCTGCCGGACGGACGCATGCTGGTCACCGAGCGTGCTGGCCGCCTGCGCATCGTCTCAGCAGGGGGACAAGTCTCGCCCCCGCTCCGCGGAACTCCGCCCGTCCATACCGGCGAAGGTGGGCTTCTAGACGTGGCGGTAGATCCCAATTTCTCAGAAAACCGCTTTATCTATCTAACCTACGGCGAACCGCGCGAGAGCGGAGCGGCCACAGCCGCTGGGCGCGGAAAACTCAACTCAGACCAAACCGCGTTGGAGGATTTCCAAGTCATTTTCCGGCAGCATCCGGTGGGTAGCAGTGACGCTGGTCACTTTGGCTCTCGCCTTCTGTTCGCGCCCGACGGCAAGCTCTTCATCTCAACCGGGGACCGGTTCAATCCGGGCCTTGCCCAGGACCTCTCGACCGACGTCGGTAAGCTCATCCGCGTCAACCCGGATGGCTCCATGCCTTCCGATAATCCGTTCGCGAACCATGAGGGCGCTCGGCCCGAGATCTGGTCCTACGGTCACCGCAACATCCAAGGCCTCGCGGTCCAGCCAGAAACCGGCGCTCTGTGGGCAGGCGAGTTCGGACCGACCGGTGGGGACGAGATCAACATCATTGAGCCGGGGCGCAACTATGGCTGGCCTCTAGTCAGTTGGGGTCAGCACATGGATGGAAGCGCAATTCCAAGGCCACCGGCACGGCTGGACCTTGACGATGCCGCTTACCACTGGTCGCCCTCGATCTCATTCTCAGGAATAGCATTCTACTCCGGCAGCTCTTTTCCGAGCTGGCGTGGAAACCTGTTTCTTGCTGGACTGACTTCACAGGCTGTCATTCGTCTGACCCTCGTCGCGTCGCGCGTCACCGGTGAGGAGCGCATTCCCATGGGTGAGCGCATCCGGCAGGTTGTTCAGGGACCAGACGGTCTCCTCTACCTCCTGACCGACGAAGATCAGGGATGCATCCTGCGTTTCAAGCCGGGCCGCTGA